From a single Couchioplanes caeruleus genomic region:
- a CDS encoding NAD-glutamate dehydrogenase, which yields MPVADEAAADSGPELDFEPGPGLALTGRLGTSDDELDEPLPNAERLVTDAVALAGDDHGAAALVGRFWRFAPDEELVGYTPAEMFEAARRHRELAAERLPGELKLDISAPSEAQPHTVISIVTDDMPFLVDSVVELLTAYQLSVHLLVHPLIVVRRAPLGALAQVEADVEPDDAIDGDLVESWIRVEIDPVRTAEAREHLHNELRRILTDVRDAVDDWPRMRQRALVIADELAAARGSDRKLPVPDKDVTDTIELLKWLAHDHFTFLGYREYHLGGDGDLLAVVPGSGLGILRGEQSTSRKLSSMAPEARQRALEKRLLIITKANSRATVHRSAYLDYIGVKVFNDRGEVCGERRFLGLFSSSAYRTSVRELPVVRRKVMEVLDRSGLSPRGHSGKDLLQILETYPRDELFQIKTDDLYEAVIGVLRMAGRRQLRLFLRRDGYGRFISCLIYLPRDRFTTANRQAMQEILLRELNGIGVDYTTRVTERMLARVHFIVRTDPSDPPGAVDPNALAEMLADATRMWDDDFSLVLERKLGEEPAKELFHRYAGAFPDSYKDGHTPYEAVQDIAKLELLEESGQLEMHLYRKRRLNRDGCAEPDDHDVRFKVFRYGEPMMLSAVLPVLHSLGAKVVDERPYEVRRADGTVYLYDFGLMPPAAHRELSEVRPQVENAFAAAWQNEAEVDGFNELVLRAGLTWRQVVVLRAYAKYQRQTGAVFSQRYVESTFIAYPEITRLLVRLFETRFSPQLEYGEDERARLADDLVEQVTGLLDGVDSLDQDRILRSYLTLIQATLRTSFFQRGADARPKSYVAFKLDPQAIPDLPQPRPKFEIFVYSPRFEGVHLRFGAVARGGLRWSDRREDFRTEILGLVKAQMVKNAVIVPVGAKGGFVLKQKPGDRDEAVECYRLFIGALLDVTDNIHSGKIILPVDVVRHDADDPYLVVAADKGTATFSDIANEISVGKDFWLGDAFASGGSAGYDHKKMGITARGAWESVKKHFRDLGVDTQSQDFTVVGIGDMSGDVFGNGMLLSEHIRLVAAFDHRHIFLDPDPDAAASFAERRRLFDLPRSSWADYDAALISEGGGVYPRTAKSIPVSPQVRAALRLGDAAAVSPPELMRAILRAPVDLLWNGGIGTYVKSASETHADVGDKANDPIRVNGRELRARVVGEGGNLGLTQRGRIEYARSGGPRDEESETGTGGRIFTDFIDNTAGVDCSDHEVNIKILLGGAVTDGEMTLPERDELLAAMTDEVAALVLRDNYEQGTALGNARQQAHSLLPVHRRMLTDMEQAGQLNRELEALPTDKELAARYEAGEGLTAPEFAVLLAYVKILLERQVLADVLVDEEWTTGVLARYFPTPLRERFAARMAGHRLRREIISTSLVNEVVNRGGTSFVFRAMEESGASAADVIRAYVVVRDVYGLGKLWEAAEKLDNRVPTSAQTLVYLETRRLLDRAVRWLVSNRRSPLDVAGEIARLQPGVTALLAQLPQVVVGTERRSQEAHVDMLVEKGIPEELARQVARVVYGFGMLDILETAKATDRDLTEVADVYFVLSERFQIDVLLSHISRLPRGDRWQTLARMALRYDLYSALAGLTAEVLQSTPGDLPAEDRVSQWEHVNAASIARAGNAMGNVSDTPADLAALSVLLRQIRTLVKTSSAA from the coding sequence ATGCCTGTCGCCGACGAGGCCGCCGCCGATTCCGGTCCCGAGCTGGATTTCGAACCGGGCCCCGGGCTAGCCCTCACGGGCCGGCTCGGCACCTCCGACGACGAACTCGACGAGCCGTTGCCGAACGCCGAGCGGCTCGTCACCGACGCCGTGGCGCTCGCCGGGGACGACCACGGCGCCGCGGCGCTCGTGGGCCGTTTCTGGCGCTTCGCGCCGGACGAGGAGCTCGTCGGCTACACCCCGGCGGAGATGTTCGAGGCCGCCCGCCGGCACCGGGAGCTCGCCGCCGAGCGGCTGCCGGGTGAGCTGAAGCTCGACATCAGCGCCCCGTCCGAGGCGCAGCCGCACACGGTCATCTCCATCGTCACCGACGACATGCCGTTCCTCGTCGACTCGGTGGTCGAGCTGCTCACCGCGTACCAGCTGAGCGTGCACCTGCTGGTCCACCCGCTGATCGTGGTGCGCCGTGCGCCGCTGGGCGCCCTCGCGCAGGTCGAGGCGGACGTCGAGCCCGACGACGCGATCGACGGCGACCTGGTGGAGAGCTGGATCCGCGTCGAGATCGATCCGGTGCGCACGGCGGAGGCCCGCGAACACCTGCACAACGAGCTGCGCCGGATCCTCACCGACGTCCGCGATGCCGTCGACGACTGGCCCCGCATGCGCCAGCGCGCGCTGGTCATCGCCGACGAGCTGGCGGCCGCCCGGGGTTCCGATCGCAAGCTGCCGGTGCCGGACAAGGACGTCACCGACACGATCGAGCTGCTCAAGTGGCTGGCGCACGACCACTTCACGTTCCTCGGCTACCGCGAGTACCACCTCGGCGGCGACGGCGACCTGCTCGCGGTCGTGCCGGGCAGCGGGCTGGGCATCCTGCGCGGCGAGCAGAGCACGAGCCGCAAGCTGTCCTCGATGGCGCCGGAGGCACGCCAGCGCGCGCTGGAGAAACGCCTGCTGATCATCACGAAGGCCAACTCGCGGGCGACCGTGCACCGTTCGGCGTACCTCGACTACATCGGCGTGAAGGTCTTCAACGACCGCGGCGAGGTGTGCGGCGAGCGCCGGTTCCTGGGCCTGTTCTCCAGCTCCGCGTACCGCACCAGCGTGCGGGAGCTGCCGGTGGTGCGGCGCAAGGTCATGGAGGTGCTGGACCGCTCCGGGCTGTCGCCGCGCGGGCACTCCGGCAAGGACCTGCTGCAGATCCTCGAGACGTACCCGCGGGACGAGCTCTTCCAGATCAAGACCGATGACCTGTACGAGGCGGTCATCGGCGTGCTGCGCATGGCGGGGCGGCGGCAGCTGCGCCTGTTCCTGCGCCGCGACGGGTACGGCCGGTTCATCTCGTGCCTGATCTACCTGCCGCGCGACCGCTTCACGACCGCCAACCGCCAGGCCATGCAGGAGATCCTGCTGCGTGAGCTGAACGGCATCGGCGTCGACTACACCACCCGGGTCACCGAGCGGATGCTCGCGCGGGTGCACTTCATCGTGCGGACGGACCCGTCGGACCCGCCCGGCGCGGTGGACCCGAACGCGCTGGCCGAGATGCTCGCCGACGCCACCCGCATGTGGGACGACGACTTCTCCCTGGTGCTCGAGCGCAAGCTCGGCGAGGAGCCGGCCAAGGAGCTGTTCCACCGGTACGCGGGAGCCTTCCCGGACAGCTACAAGGACGGGCACACGCCGTACGAGGCGGTGCAGGACATCGCCAAGCTGGAGCTGCTGGAGGAGTCCGGGCAGCTCGAGATGCACCTGTACCGCAAGCGCCGGCTCAACCGCGACGGGTGCGCCGAACCCGACGACCACGACGTGCGGTTCAAGGTCTTCCGGTACGGCGAGCCGATGATGCTCTCCGCCGTCCTGCCCGTGCTGCACTCGCTGGGCGCGAAGGTCGTCGACGAGCGCCCGTACGAGGTCCGCCGCGCCGACGGCACCGTCTACCTGTACGACTTCGGCCTGATGCCGCCGGCCGCGCACCGGGAGCTGTCCGAGGTGCGCCCGCAGGTGGAGAACGCGTTCGCGGCGGCCTGGCAGAACGAGGCCGAGGTGGACGGCTTCAACGAGCTGGTGCTGCGCGCGGGGCTGACGTGGCGGCAGGTCGTGGTGCTGCGGGCGTACGCGAAATATCAGCGGCAGACCGGCGCCGTCTTCTCCCAGCGGTACGTCGAGTCGACCTTCATCGCCTACCCGGAGATCACCCGCCTGCTGGTGCGGCTCTTCGAGACCCGGTTCTCGCCGCAGCTGGAGTACGGCGAGGACGAGCGGGCGCGCCTGGCCGACGACCTGGTCGAGCAGGTGACCGGGCTGCTCGACGGCGTGGACAGCCTGGACCAGGACCGCATCCTGAGGTCGTACCTGACGCTCATCCAGGCGACCCTGCGCACCAGCTTCTTCCAGCGCGGCGCCGATGCGCGACCCAAGTCGTACGTCGCGTTCAAGCTGGACCCGCAGGCGATCCCGGACCTGCCGCAGCCGCGGCCGAAGTTCGAGATCTTCGTCTACTCGCCCCGGTTCGAGGGCGTGCACCTGCGCTTCGGCGCGGTCGCGCGCGGCGGCCTGCGCTGGTCCGACCGGCGTGAGGACTTCCGGACGGAGATCCTCGGCCTGGTCAAGGCGCAGATGGTGAAGAACGCGGTGATCGTGCCGGTGGGCGCGAAGGGCGGCTTCGTGCTCAAGCAGAAGCCGGGTGACCGGGACGAGGCCGTGGAGTGCTACCGCCTGTTCATCGGCGCGCTGCTCGACGTCACCGACAACATCCACAGTGGCAAGATCATCCTGCCGGTGGACGTGGTGCGCCACGACGCCGACGACCCGTACCTGGTGGTGGCGGCCGACAAGGGCACCGCGACGTTCTCCGACATCGCCAACGAGATCTCGGTCGGCAAGGACTTCTGGCTGGGCGACGCGTTCGCCTCCGGCGGCTCGGCCGGCTACGACCACAAGAAGATGGGCATCACCGCCCGTGGCGCGTGGGAGTCGGTCAAGAAGCACTTCCGCGACCTGGGCGTCGACACCCAGTCGCAGGACTTCACCGTGGTCGGCATCGGCGACATGTCCGGCGACGTGTTCGGCAACGGCATGCTGCTCAGCGAGCACATCCGGCTCGTGGCCGCGTTCGACCACCGGCACATCTTCCTCGATCCCGACCCGGACGCGGCGGCGTCGTTCGCCGAGCGGCGCCGGCTGTTCGACCTGCCCCGCTCGTCCTGGGCGGACTACGACGCGGCGCTGATCAGCGAGGGCGGCGGCGTGTACCCGCGGACGGCCAAGTCGATCCCGGTGTCGCCGCAGGTCCGCGCGGCGCTGCGGCTCGGCGACGCCGCCGCGGTGAGCCCGCCGGAGCTGATGCGGGCGATCCTGCGCGCCCCGGTCGACCTGCTGTGGAACGGCGGCATCGGCACCTACGTCAAGTCGGCGTCGGAGACCCACGCGGACGTCGGCGACAAGGCCAACGACCCGATCCGGGTCAACGGCCGCGAGCTGCGCGCCCGGGTGGTCGGCGAGGGCGGCAACCTGGGGCTCACCCAGCGCGGCCGGATCGAGTACGCCCGCAGCGGCGGCCCGCGCGACGAGGAGTCGGAGACCGGTACGGGCGGCCGCATCTTCACCGACTTCATCGACAACACCGCCGGCGTGGACTGCTCCGACCACGAGGTCAACATCAAGATTCTGCTCGGCGGCGCGGTGACCGACGGCGAGATGACCCTGCCGGAGCGGGACGAGCTGCTGGCCGCGATGACCGACGAGGTCGCCGCGCTGGTGCTGCGGGACAACTACGAGCAGGGCACCGCGCTCGGCAACGCGCGGCAGCAGGCCCACTCGCTGCTGCCGGTGCACCGCCGGATGCTCACCGACATGGAGCAGGCGGGCCAGCTCAACCGCGAGCTGGAGGCGCTGCCCACCGACAAGGAACTGGCGGCGCGCTACGAGGCCGGCGAAGGGTTGACCGCGCCGGAGTTCGCGGTGCTGCTCGCGTACGTGAAGATTCTGCTCGAACGCCAGGTCCTCGCCGACGTGCTCGTGGACGAGGAGTGGACCACCGGCGTGCTGGCCCGCTACTTCCCGACGCCGCTGCGCGAGCGGTTCGCCGCCCGGATGGCCGGCCACCGGCTGCGCCGGGAGATCATCTCGACGTCACTGGTCAACGAGGTGGTGAACCGCGGCGGCACGTCGTTCGTCTTCCGCGCCATGGAGGAGAGTGGCGCCTCGGCGGCCGACGTGATCCGGGCGTACGTGGTGGTCCGCGACGTGTACGGCCTCGGCAAGCTGTGGGAGGCGGCGGAGAAGCTCGACAACCGGGTGCCCACCTCCGCGCAGACGCTGGTCTACCTGGAGACCCGCCGCCTGCTCGACCGGGCCGTGCGCTGGCTGGTCAGCAACCGCCGCTCCCCGCTGGACGTGGCCGGTGAGATCGCCCGCCTGCAACCCGGCGTCACCGCCCTGCTCGCCCAGCTGCCCCAGGTCGTCGTCGGCACGGAGCGCCGCTCGCAGGAGGCGCACGTCGACATGCTGGTGGAGAAGGGCATCCCGGAGGAGCTGGCCCGCCAGGTGGCCCGCGTCGTGTACGGCTTCGGCATGCTCGACATCCTCGAGACCGCCAAGGCCACCGACCGGGACCTCACCGAGGTGGCGGACGTCTACTTCGTCCTCTCGGAGCGTTTCCAGATCGACGTCCTGCTCTCGCACATCTCCCGCCTGCCCCGCGGCGACCGCTGGCAGACCCTGGCCCGCATGGCGCTGCGCTACGACCTGTACTCGGCGCTGGCCGGGCTGACGGCCGAGGTGCTGCAGTCGACGCCGGGGGACCTGCCGGCGGAGGACCGGGTGTCGCAGTGGGAGCACGTGAACGCGGCGTCGATCGCCCGGGCGGGCAACGCCATGGGCAACGTCTCGGACACCCCGGCCGACCTGGCGGCGCTGTCCGTGCTGTTGCGGCAGATCCGCACGCTGGTCAAGACGTCCTCGGCGGCCTGA
- a CDS encoding alpha/beta fold hydrolase produces MRVTAVDGTVAEAVDEGTGRPILVIHGGMGDSSAWSQVTDRLRDRYRTVRLHRRQYRLDLPRPVTMAAEVNHVAAVARTLDRPVVVGHSSGGVLALEALTADPGLYAGAVLYEPPVVIGEPLGGDRLVPARAALAKGRPGKALSIFLRDVVRMSPAQAAVAGLIIGRTGYRDRVVRQLDDNDAIDALGVRLPAYAKIDVPVLLIGGDRSPRHLAERLDALERTLPRTRRLLMHGQGHGAERDAPQRVATAIAAFVETGPA; encoded by the coding sequence ATGCGGGTGACGGCGGTGGACGGCACGGTGGCGGAAGCGGTCGACGAGGGCACCGGACGGCCGATCCTGGTCATCCACGGCGGCATGGGCGACAGTTCGGCCTGGTCACAGGTCACCGACCGCCTGCGGGACCGCTATCGCACGGTCCGGCTGCACCGGCGGCAGTACCGGCTGGATCTGCCGCGCCCCGTCACGATGGCGGCAGAGGTGAACCACGTGGCCGCTGTCGCCCGGACCCTCGACCGGCCGGTGGTCGTCGGCCACTCCTCCGGCGGCGTCCTCGCCCTGGAGGCCCTCACCGCCGACCCCGGGCTGTACGCGGGCGCGGTCCTCTACGAGCCGCCGGTGGTCATCGGCGAGCCGCTCGGCGGCGACCGCCTGGTCCCTGCACGCGCCGCCCTGGCCAAGGGCAGGCCGGGCAAGGCGCTGTCCATCTTCCTGCGGGACGTCGTGCGCATGTCCCCGGCGCAGGCCGCGGTGGCCGGCCTCATCATCGGCCGCACCGGCTACCGCGACAGGGTCGTCCGGCAGCTGGACGACAATGACGCCATCGATGCCCTCGGCGTCCGGCTCCCGGCGTACGCGAAGATCGACGTGCCGGTCCTGCTGATCGGCGGCGACCGTTCACCGAGGCACCTGGCCGAGCGACTGGACGCGCTCGAACGGACCCTCCCCCGCACGCGCCGGCTTCTGATGCACGGGCAGGGGCACGGCGCCGAGCGTGACGCGCCGCAACGGGTCGCCACGGCGATCGCCGCCTTCGTGGAGACCGGCCCCGCCTGA
- a CDS encoding TetR/AcrR family transcriptional regulator C-terminal domain-containing protein: protein MKGLTREVLIRTALRLLDEVGLDGLTVRKLAAELGVQSPALYWHIRTKQELLDGMANEIILRAGMGPPLDGESWQEWLRRRARAYRQSVLASRDGARVVSGGGRGGAAVQHFEAELAAMVRLGFTPVQALRTITTLSHYINGHVLQEQAVIESPGSPDLSGLPTLTAALHGGSPVGEEVFEHGLDVFIAGTESRLAAAPGRTDPSPR from the coding sequence GTGAAGGGGCTGACCCGTGAGGTGCTGATCCGTACGGCGTTGCGCCTGCTGGACGAGGTCGGGCTCGACGGGCTCACCGTGCGGAAGCTCGCGGCGGAGCTCGGCGTGCAGTCCCCGGCGCTCTACTGGCACATCCGCACGAAGCAGGAACTGCTCGACGGCATGGCGAACGAGATCATCCTGCGTGCGGGAATGGGGCCGCCGCTCGACGGGGAGAGCTGGCAGGAGTGGCTCCGGCGGCGTGCCCGGGCGTACCGGCAGTCGGTGCTGGCCAGCCGCGACGGGGCCCGGGTCGTCTCGGGAGGCGGTCGCGGCGGTGCCGCCGTGCAGCACTTCGAGGCCGAGCTCGCGGCGATGGTACGGCTCGGCTTCACGCCCGTGCAGGCGCTACGGACGATCACCACGCTGAGCCACTACATCAACGGTCACGTCCTGCAGGAGCAGGCGGTGATCGAGAGTCCCGGCTCTCCGGACCTCAGTGGTCTGCCCACGCTCACCGCCGCGCTGCACGGTGGCAGTCCCGTCGGCGAGGAGGTCTTCGAGCACGGGCTCGACGTCTTCATCGCGGGGACGGAGTCGCGGCTGGCCGCAGCACCCGGGCGGACAGACCCATCACCGCGGTGA
- a CDS encoding MFS transporter, translating to MQTLRRARAATSVIFAVHGAVTGTFAARVPWIADHAGIGAGGLGVALLMPGIGALLAMPLSARLAHRYDLRALTRTLILLWCAALMLPSLPTTIYLLCPLLVLYGAAAGLADVAMNAQAVIIEERYGRSVMSSFHGFWSVGGLAGSAVAALAARAGLDARVHFLVTASALAALSVAASARLLPHRPEPEADAPPAFALPSRAVLPIGLVALCAVFAEGAGLDWSAVYIRDVLGGAASTAALTVSVFSISMAVARFAGDRVIHRLGPVSTVRLAALCACIGAATVVLGGQVLVVALGFGLLGVGIAVVVPLVFATAGRIGDHPGRSLAGVAGIAYGSGLVAPGIIGGIAHLSSLTVSFVLVVALTAVMGLSARVLRPAATPSPR from the coding sequence ATGCAGACCCTGCGCCGCGCCCGGGCCGCCACCTCGGTGATCTTCGCCGTGCACGGGGCCGTGACCGGCACCTTCGCCGCGCGCGTGCCCTGGATCGCGGACCACGCCGGCATCGGGGCGGGCGGGCTCGGCGTCGCGCTGCTCATGCCCGGGATCGGCGCGCTGCTCGCCATGCCGCTCTCCGCCCGCCTCGCGCACCGGTACGACCTGCGCGCCCTCACCCGTACGCTGATCCTGCTGTGGTGCGCGGCGCTGATGCTGCCGTCGCTGCCCACGACCATCTACCTGCTCTGCCCGCTGCTCGTCCTCTACGGCGCCGCGGCCGGCCTCGCCGACGTGGCCATGAACGCGCAGGCAGTGATCATCGAGGAGCGGTACGGCCGCTCGGTGATGTCCAGCTTCCACGGCTTCTGGAGCGTCGGCGGCCTGGCGGGCTCCGCCGTCGCCGCCCTGGCCGCCCGGGCCGGCCTGGACGCGCGCGTGCACTTCCTCGTCACCGCGAGCGCCCTCGCCGCCCTGTCCGTGGCGGCCTCCGCCCGGCTCCTGCCGCACCGGCCCGAGCCGGAGGCCGACGCCCCACCGGCGTTCGCGCTGCCGTCCCGCGCGGTGCTGCCGATCGGGCTGGTCGCGCTCTGCGCCGTGTTCGCCGAGGGAGCGGGCCTGGACTGGTCCGCCGTGTACATCCGCGACGTGCTCGGCGGCGCGGCCAGCACGGCCGCGCTGACCGTGAGCGTGTTCTCGATCAGCATGGCCGTGGCCCGGTTCGCCGGGGACCGGGTGATCCACCGCCTGGGGCCGGTCAGCACCGTACGGCTGGCGGCCCTGTGCGCCTGCATCGGCGCGGCGACCGTCGTGCTGGGCGGTCAGGTGCTCGTCGTGGCGCTGGGCTTCGGCCTGCTCGGCGTGGGGATCGCCGTGGTGGTGCCGCTGGTCTTCGCGACGGCCGGGCGGATCGGGGACCATCCGGGGCGCAGCCTGGCGGGCGTGGCGGGCATCGCGTACGGCAGCGGCCTGGTCGCCCCGGGGATCATCGGTGGCATCGCCCACCTGTCGTCGCTGACCGTGTCGTTCGTGCTGGTGGTCGCGCTCACCGCGGTGATGGGTCTGTCCGCCCGGGTGCTGCGGCCAGCCGCGACTCCGTCCCCGCGATGA
- a CDS encoding heavy metal translocating P-type ATPase: MTRQIELEIGGMTCAACANRIEKKLNRIDGVTATVNYATEKARATVPAGLSAADLIAVVEKTGYTAAEPAAEPEPEATPADPLRTRLLISAALTVPVVLLAMVPAWQFDYWQWLSLTLAAPVVVYGGWPFHRSAFVNLRHGAATMDTLVSLGTLAAFLWSLWALFLGDAGMPGMTHPFELRAGSDGDAIYLEAAAGVTTFLLAGRYAEARAKRRAGDALRSLLELGARTVTLQDGREIPIEQLKAGDLFLVRPGEKVATDGVVADGASALDQSLITGESVPVEVTTGDTVTGGTVNAGGRLVVRATRVGADTQLAQMARLVEEAQDGKAAVQRLADRISGVFVPVVITLSLATLGFWLGTGRGATAAFTAAVAVLIIACPCALGLATPTALLVGTGRGAQLGILIRGVEALESTRRIDTILLDKTGTVTTGVMTLEQVAPEPGEDPAALLRLAGAVEAASEHPLGRAIARAAAEHGPLPEVEDFRATAGVGVRGRVEGAEVEVARGTGDTARTWVEVRVDGTVRGRLALTDAVRPSSATAIARLRRLGLTPVLVTGDAQPVAERVAAEVGITEVVSGVLPAGKVDVVKNLQAEGRSVAMVGDGVNDAAALAQADLGVAMGAGTDVAIEASDLTLMRDDLTAAVDAVRLARRTMHIIRGNLFWAFAYNVAALPLAAAGLLNPMIAGAAMALSSVFVVANSLRLRRFGPAA; the protein is encoded by the coding sequence ATGACCCGGCAGATCGAGCTCGAGATCGGCGGCATGACGTGCGCCGCCTGCGCCAATCGGATCGAGAAGAAGCTGAACCGGATCGACGGCGTGACCGCCACGGTCAACTACGCGACGGAGAAGGCGCGGGCCACCGTGCCGGCCGGTCTCAGCGCCGCCGACCTCATCGCGGTGGTGGAGAAGACCGGATACACGGCCGCCGAGCCCGCGGCGGAGCCCGAGCCGGAGGCCACGCCCGCCGACCCGCTGCGCACCCGGCTACTGATCTCCGCGGCGCTCACCGTGCCGGTCGTGCTGCTCGCGATGGTCCCCGCCTGGCAGTTCGACTACTGGCAATGGCTCTCGCTCACCCTCGCCGCGCCGGTCGTGGTCTACGGCGGCTGGCCGTTCCACCGCTCCGCGTTCGTGAACCTGCGGCACGGCGCGGCGACCATGGACACGCTGGTCTCCCTCGGCACCCTCGCCGCCTTCCTCTGGTCGCTGTGGGCGCTGTTCCTCGGTGACGCCGGCATGCCCGGGATGACCCACCCCTTCGAGCTGCGCGCCGGCTCCGACGGCGACGCCATCTATCTCGAGGCGGCCGCGGGCGTGACCACGTTCCTGCTGGCCGGGCGCTACGCGGAGGCCCGGGCGAAGCGGCGCGCCGGCGATGCGCTGCGGTCGCTGCTCGAGCTCGGCGCCCGTACGGTCACCCTCCAGGACGGCCGCGAGATCCCGATCGAGCAGCTCAAGGCGGGAGACCTCTTCCTCGTACGGCCGGGCGAGAAGGTCGCCACCGACGGCGTGGTGGCCGACGGGGCCTCCGCGCTCGACCAGAGCCTGATCACCGGGGAGTCCGTACCGGTCGAGGTGACCACCGGCGACACCGTCACCGGCGGCACCGTCAACGCGGGCGGCCGGCTCGTCGTGCGCGCGACCCGGGTCGGCGCCGACACCCAGCTCGCGCAGATGGCCCGGCTGGTCGAGGAGGCGCAGGACGGCAAGGCCGCGGTCCAACGCCTCGCCGACCGGATCTCCGGCGTCTTCGTGCCGGTCGTGATCACCCTGTCCCTCGCGACGCTCGGGTTCTGGCTCGGCACCGGGCGGGGCGCGACGGCGGCGTTCACGGCGGCTGTGGCCGTACTGATCATCGCCTGCCCGTGCGCCCTCGGCCTGGCCACGCCGACGGCCCTGCTGGTCGGCACCGGCCGCGGCGCCCAGCTGGGCATCCTCATCCGCGGCGTGGAGGCGCTCGAGTCCACCCGCCGCATCGACACGATCCTGCTGGACAAGACCGGCACGGTGACCACCGGCGTGATGACCCTCGAGCAGGTCGCCCCCGAGCCCGGCGAGGACCCGGCCGCCCTGCTCCGGCTCGCCGGCGCGGTCGAGGCGGCCTCCGAGCACCCGCTGGGCCGGGCCATCGCCCGGGCCGCGGCCGAGCACGGTCCGCTGCCCGAGGTCGAGGACTTCAGGGCCACGGCGGGCGTGGGCGTCCGCGGCCGGGTGGAGGGCGCTGAGGTCGAGGTCGCGCGCGGCACCGGCGACACCGCCAGGACGTGGGTCGAGGTCCGCGTCGACGGCACGGTCCGCGGCCGCCTGGCCCTGACGGATGCCGTACGCCCGAGCAGCGCGACCGCCATCGCCCGCCTGCGCCGGCTCGGCCTGACCCCGGTGCTGGTCACCGGCGACGCGCAGCCGGTGGCGGAACGGGTCGCGGCCGAGGTCGGCATCACCGAGGTGGTGTCCGGCGTGCTGCCCGCCGGCAAGGTCGACGTGGTCAAGAACCTGCAGGCCGAGGGCCGCTCGGTCGCGATGGTCGGCGACGGCGTGAACGACGCGGCCGCGCTCGCCCAGGCGGATCTCGGCGTGGCGATGGGCGCGGGCACGGACGTGGCGATCGAGGCCTCGGATCTGACCCTCATGCGCGACGATCTGACCGCCGCGGTCGACGCCGTACGGCTGGCCCGCCGCACCATGCACATCATCCGCGGGAACCTGTTCTGGGCGTTCGCCTACAACGTGGCGGCGCTGCCGCTCGCGGCCGCGGGCCTGCTCAACCCGATGATCGCGGGCGCGGCGATGGCGTTGAGCTCGGTGTTCGTGGTGGCGAACAGCCTCCGGCTGCGCCGCTTCGGCCCGGCGGCCTGA
- a CDS encoding TetR family transcriptional regulator, producing the protein MTTAAADSAADDPGAGTPRRAAGEVPGAAEATAPEPAEATAPDPGKVDPASEKGGHPSGKARQGGPAGGRAPGGADRTGEIAGPADKPRRARGEQTRQLILETALRLFRERGYAETTMRAIAKEAGVAVGNAYYYFDSKEHLIQGFYDQNQAAHRVAAAAVLSAEKDFAARLRGVLHAGIDVNEPYHSFAATFFKTAAEPSSPLSPFSSESSPAREAAIALFREVVEGSSAKIDPELRRELPELLWLAWMGVVLFWVYDRSPAQRRTRRLIDGAVPLVDRLVGLSRLRVLRPALRQVLALIDSIRRD; encoded by the coding sequence GTGACGACCGCTGCCGCTGACTCCGCCGCCGACGACCCCGGCGCCGGCACCCCGCGCCGCGCCGCCGGTGAGGTGCCCGGCGCGGCGGAGGCGACGGCCCCGGAGCCGGCAGAGGCGACGGCCCCGGACCCGGGAAAGGTCGACCCGGCCTCCGAAAAGGGGGGCCACCCGTCGGGAAAGGCGCGACAGGGCGGGCCGGCCGGCGGGCGCGCCCCGGGAGGCGCGGACAGGACCGGCGAGATCGCGGGACCCGCGGACAAGCCGCGGCGGGCGCGGGGAGAGCAGACCCGGCAGCTGATCCTCGAGACGGCGCTGCGGTTGTTCCGGGAGCGCGGCTACGCCGAGACCACCATGCGGGCCATCGCCAAGGAGGCCGGCGTCGCGGTCGGGAACGCGTACTACTACTTCGACTCGAAGGAACACCTGATCCAGGGGTTCTACGACCAGAACCAGGCCGCGCACCGGGTCGCCGCCGCGGCGGTGCTGAGCGCCGAGAAGGACTTCGCCGCCCGGCTGCGCGGGGTTCTGCACGCCGGGATCGACGTGAACGAGCCTTACCACTCGTTCGCGGCCACGTTCTTCAAGACGGCCGCCGAGCCGTCGTCGCCGCTGAGCCCGTTCTCGAGCGAGTCGTCGCCCGCCCGGGAGGCCGCCATCGCGCTGTTCCGGGAGGTGGTGGAGGGGTCGTCCGCGAAGATCGATCCGGAGCTGCGCCGGGAGCTGCCCGAGCTGCTGTGGCTGGCCTGGATGGGCGTCGTGCTCTTCTGGGTGTACGACCGCTCCCCCGCCCAGCGGCGCACCCGGCGGCTGATCGACGGGGCGGTGCCACTCGTGGACCGGCTCGTGGGGCTGTCCCGGCTGCGGGTGCTGCGGCCCGCGCTGCGCCAGGTCCTCGCGCTGATCGATTCGATCCGCCGCGACTGA